Proteins from a single region of Azospira inquinata:
- the glmU gene encoding bifunctional UDP-N-acetylglucosamine diphosphorylase/glucosamine-1-phosphate N-acetyltransferase GlmU — translation MNVVILAAGKGKRMHSNLPKVLHPLAGKPLLGHVLDTARSLAPESLCVVVGHGGEVVRQAVAAPDVQFGEQSPQLGTGHAVQQALPYLGQGSHTLVLYGDVPLVQESTLKRLLAAAQDGLAVLTVDLDNPQGYGRILRNPAGQVTAIVEEKDASDAQRAIREVNTGIMAIPTAHLADWLGALSNNNAQGEYYLTDLIGLAVTQGVPVRTAHPEGPWEVLGVNSKTQLAELERILQGRIGAQLLEAGVRLADPARLDVRGELVCGRDVGIDVGCVFEGRVVLEEAVEVGPYCVLKNVTVAAGARIAAFSHLDGARVGPDAVVGPYARLRPGTTLEAGAHVGNFVELKNTTLGAGSKANHLAYVGDATVGTRVNIGAGTITCNYDGVNKFRTVIEDDAFIGSDTQLVAPVTVGRGATLGAGTTLTKDAPPNTLTISRAKQLAVPGWQRPQKKV, via the coding sequence ATGAATGTGGTGATTCTCGCTGCCGGTAAAGGCAAGCGTATGCATTCCAATTTGCCCAAAGTGCTCCATCCCTTGGCGGGCAAGCCCCTTCTGGGCCATGTCCTGGATACGGCCCGTTCCTTGGCCCCGGAAAGCCTCTGCGTGGTGGTGGGCCACGGGGGCGAGGTGGTGCGCCAAGCCGTAGCCGCCCCGGATGTGCAATTCGGGGAGCAAAGCCCCCAACTGGGCACCGGCCATGCGGTGCAGCAGGCCCTGCCCTACCTGGGCCAGGGCAGCCATACCCTGGTGCTGTACGGAGACGTGCCCCTGGTGCAGGAAAGCACCCTGAAGCGCCTCCTGGCGGCAGCCCAAGACGGTCTGGCCGTGCTCACCGTGGACCTGGATAACCCCCAGGGCTACGGCCGTATCCTGCGCAATCCTGCCGGGCAGGTGACCGCCATTGTGGAAGAAAAAGACGCCAGCGACGCCCAGCGGGCCATCCGGGAAGTGAATACGGGCATTATGGCCATACCCACAGCCCATCTGGCCGACTGGCTGGGTGCCCTCTCCAATAACAACGCCCAGGGAGAATACTATCTGACCGACCTGATCGGTCTGGCGGTGACCCAGGGGGTGCCGGTGCGCACAGCCCATCCGGAAGGCCCCTGGGAAGTGCTGGGGGTGAATAGCAAGACCCAGCTGGCCGAGCTGGAACGCATTCTCCAGGGGCGCATTGGGGCCCAGTTGCTGGAAGCCGGGGTGCGTCTGGCCGATCCGGCCCGCCTGGATGTGCGGGGTGAACTGGTCTGCGGCCGGGATGTGGGCATTGACGTGGGCTGCGTCTTCGAAGGCCGGGTGGTGCTGGAAGAAGCGGTGGAAGTGGGCCCCTACTGCGTATTGAAAAATGTCACCGTGGCGGCGGGAGCCCGCATTGCCGCCTTCTCCCATCTGGACGGTGCCCGGGTGGGGCCAGACGCGGTGGTGGGCCCCTACGCCCGCCTGCGGCCCGGCACTACCCTGGAAGCCGGGGCCCATGTGGGGAATTTCGTGGAACTGAAAAACACCACCCTGGGGGCCGGCTCCAAGGCGAATCACCTAGCCTATGTGGGGGATGCCACTGTGGGCACCCGGGTGAATATTGGCGCGGGTACCATTACCTGCAATTACGACGGGGTGAACAAATTCCGCACGGTGATCGAAGACGATGCTTTCATCGGCTCGGACACCCAGTTGGTGGCACCGGTGACCGTGGGCCGGGGTGCCACCCTGGGGGCGGGCACCACCCTGACCAAGGATGCGCCCCCGAATACCCTGACCATTTCCCGTGCCAAGCAATTGGCCGTTCCGGGCTGGCAACGCCCGCAAAAGAAAGTTTGA
- the glmS gene encoding glutamine--fructose-6-phosphate transaminase (isomerizing): protein MCGIVAAAADGNVVPVLLEGLRKLEYRGYDSAGLAVIDQGLTRVRAVGRVAQLAAKAEAAGARGATGIAHTRWATHGVPCERNAHPHVSGGLAVVHNGIIENYEALRQELTAAGYVFTSETDTETIAHLLHHTLKQEPDLLKAVCATVRRLKGAYAIAVVKEDEPGRVVVAREGSPLILGVSEQGNYAASDASALLQVTRRIVYLDNGDVAELTPRRWRVCRADGTPVERAESQSSLSADAVELGPYRHFMQKEIFEQPDALANTLEMIGSASRIQPGLFGAEAEGLLSQVHSVLILACGTSSHAGMTARYWIEAMAGLPCTVEVASEYRYRESVPNPDQLVIAISQSGETADTLAALRHAKSLGQAKTLAVCNVPESAIVRECALRFITRAGPEIGVASTKAFTTQLAALYLLTLVLAKLRGRLPEEEEARQLEALRHLPTALRRVLDLEPQIQEWAGHFAMKQHALFLGRGAHYPIALEGALKLKEISYIHAEAYPAGELKHGPLALVDRDMPVIAVAPNDALLEKLKSNLQEVKARGGELYVFADGDSGFQSSENLHLLRLPEYVGRLSPLLHVVPLQLLAYHAALVKGTDVDKPRNLAKSVTVE, encoded by the coding sequence ATGTGTGGGATTGTGGCTGCCGCCGCTGACGGCAATGTGGTTCCGGTATTGCTGGAAGGCCTGCGCAAGCTGGAATACCGGGGCTATGACTCCGCCGGCCTAGCGGTCATCGATCAGGGCCTGACCCGGGTGCGGGCCGTGGGCCGGGTCGCCCAGCTGGCCGCCAAGGCCGAAGCCGCTGGCGCCCGGGGGGCCACGGGCATTGCCCATACCCGTTGGGCCACCCACGGGGTGCCCTGCGAACGCAACGCCCACCCCCACGTTTCCGGCGGGCTGGCGGTGGTGCATAACGGCATTATCGAAAACTACGAGGCCCTGCGTCAGGAACTGACGGCGGCGGGCTACGTCTTCACCTCCGAAACGGATACGGAGACCATCGCCCATCTGCTGCACCACACCCTGAAGCAGGAACCGGATTTACTCAAGGCGGTGTGCGCCACGGTGCGGCGCCTAAAAGGCGCCTACGCCATTGCGGTGGTGAAAGAGGATGAGCCGGGCCGGGTCGTGGTGGCCCGGGAAGGTTCTCCCCTTATTCTCGGGGTGTCGGAGCAGGGCAATTACGCCGCTTCCGACGCCTCCGCCCTGCTTCAGGTGACCCGGCGCATCGTCTATCTGGATAACGGGGACGTGGCCGAACTGACCCCGCGTCGCTGGCGGGTATGCCGGGCCGACGGCACCCCGGTGGAACGGGCCGAATCCCAATCCTCCCTGTCTGCGGATGCGGTGGAATTGGGGCCCTACCGCCATTTCATGCAGAAGGAAATTTTCGAGCAGCCCGACGCCCTGGCCAACACCCTGGAGATGATCGGCAGCGCTAGCCGGATCCAGCCCGGGCTCTTCGGCGCCGAGGCGGAAGGCTTGCTCAGCCAGGTGCACTCCGTGCTCATCCTGGCCTGCGGCACCTCCAGTCACGCGGGCATGACCGCCCGTTACTGGATCGAGGCCATGGCCGGTCTCCCCTGTACGGTGGAAGTGGCCAGCGAATACCGCTACCGGGAATCGGTGCCGAACCCGGACCAGTTGGTCATCGCCATTTCCCAGTCCGGGGAAACGGCGGACACCTTGGCTGCCCTGCGCCATGCCAAGTCCCTGGGTCAAGCCAAGACCCTGGCGGTGTGCAACGTGCCTGAATCCGCCATTGTGCGGGAATGTGCCCTGCGCTTTATCACCCGGGCCGGTCCAGAAATCGGCGTGGCCTCCACCAAGGCCTTTACCACCCAGCTGGCCGCCCTCTACCTCCTCACCCTGGTCCTGGCCAAGCTCCGGGGGCGGTTACCGGAGGAAGAGGAAGCACGCCAACTGGAAGCCCTGCGCCACCTGCCCACAGCCCTGCGCCGGGTCTTGGACCTGGAACCCCAGATTCAGGAATGGGCCGGTCACTTCGCCATGAAGCAGCACGCCCTGTTCCTGGGGCGAGGAGCCCATTACCCCATTGCCCTGGAAGGGGCGCTCAAGCTCAAGGAAATTTCCTACATCCACGCCGAAGCCTATCCGGCCGGGGAACTCAAGCACGGCCCCCTGGCCCTGGTGGATCGGGATATGCCGGTCATTGCCGTGGCCCCCAACGACGCCCTGCTGGAAAAGCTCAAATCCAACCTCCAGGAAGTCAAAGCCCGGGGCGGAGAACTCTACGTTTTCGCGGATGGGGATAGCGGCTTCCAGTCCTCGGAAAACCTCCACCTGCTGCGCCTGCCCGAGTACGTGGGGCGCTTGTCCCCTCTGCTCCACGTGGTGCCCTTGCAGCTATTGGCCTACCACGCGGCCCTGGTAAAGGGAACGGACGTGGATAAGCCCCGTAACCTGGCCAAGTCGGTGACCGTGGAATAG
- a CDS encoding glutamate synthase subunit beta, whose amino-acid sequence MGKPTGFKEFPRQSESYAPIEERVKNYKEFVGHLTDEQATIQGARCMDCGIPFCNNGCPVNNIIPDWNDLVYRGEWEKAITVLHSTNNFPEFTGRICPAPCEAACTLGINCDPVGIKSIEHAIIDKAWEKGWVKPQAPVIKSGKKVAVVGSGPAGLAAAQQLARAGHDVTVFEKNGRVGGLLRYGIPDFKLDKGLIDRRMEQMQAEGVSFRTNTLVGAKSVPAGITCDASNFVTPEQLKKDFDAVVLSGGSEVPRDLPIPGRELDGIHFALEFLIPQNKEVAGDGANPISAKGKHVVVIGGGDTGSDCVGTSNRHGALSITQLELMPRPPEEENKPLTWPYWPIKLRTSSSHKEGCVREFAVASKEFVTDGNGHVKALKAVRVEWKDGKMVEVPGSEFELQADLVLLAMGFVHPISPILEAFGVNKDRRGNIAASTEGEGCYATNVPKVFAAGDMRRGQSLVVWAIREGRQCARAVDAFLNGGKTLLPR is encoded by the coding sequence ATGGGCAAGCCTACCGGTTTCAAGGAATTCCCCCGTCAATCCGAGTCCTACGCGCCGATTGAAGAACGGGTGAAGAACTACAAGGAGTTCGTTGGTCACCTGACCGATGAACAAGCCACCATTCAGGGGGCCCGGTGTATGGACTGCGGTATTCCGTTCTGCAATAACGGATGCCCGGTGAACAACATCATTCCGGACTGGAATGACCTGGTGTATCGGGGCGAGTGGGAGAAGGCCATTACGGTCCTCCATTCCACCAATAATTTCCCCGAATTCACCGGCCGTATCTGCCCGGCGCCTTGCGAGGCCGCCTGCACCCTGGGCATCAACTGCGATCCCGTGGGGATCAAGTCCATCGAACACGCCATCATCGATAAGGCGTGGGAGAAGGGCTGGGTCAAGCCCCAGGCCCCGGTGATCAAGTCCGGCAAGAAAGTGGCCGTGGTCGGTTCCGGCCCCGCCGGGCTGGCGGCCGCCCAGCAACTGGCCCGGGCCGGTCATGATGTGACCGTGTTCGAAAAGAATGGCCGGGTCGGCGGTCTGCTGCGTTACGGCATCCCCGACTTCAAGCTGGATAAAGGCCTGATCGATCGGCGCATGGAACAGATGCAGGCCGAAGGGGTGAGCTTCCGCACCAATACCCTGGTGGGCGCCAAGTCCGTGCCCGCCGGGATCACCTGCGATGCCTCCAATTTCGTCACCCCCGAACAGTTGAAGAAGGATTTCGACGCGGTGGTGTTGTCTGGCGGCTCGGAAGTGCCCCGGGACCTGCCCATTCCGGGTCGGGAACTGGACGGTATCCACTTCGCCCTGGAATTCCTCATTCCTCAGAATAAGGAAGTGGCCGGGGATGGGGCTAACCCCATTTCCGCTAAGGGCAAGCACGTGGTGGTTATCGGTGGTGGCGACACGGGTTCCGACTGCGTCGGCACCTCCAACCGTCACGGCGCCCTGTCCATCACCCAGCTGGAATTGATGCCCCGTCCGCCGGAAGAGGAAAACAAGCCCCTGACCTGGCCCTACTGGCCCATCAAGCTGCGCACCTCCTCTTCCCACAAGGAAGGCTGCGTGCGGGAATTTGCCGTGGCTTCCAAGGAATTCGTCACCGACGGTAATGGCCACGTGAAGGCCCTGAAGGCGGTGCGGGTGGAATGGAAGGACGGCAAGATGGTGGAAGTCCCCGGCTCTGAGTTTGAATTGCAGGCGGATCTGGTGCTCCTGGCCATGGGCTTTGTCCATCCCATCTCCCCCATCCTGGAAGCTTTTGGGGTGAACAAGGACCGGCGCGGCAACATCGCTGCCAGCACGGAAGGGGAAGGCTGCTACGCCACCAACGTGCCCAAGGTGTTTGCCGCTGGCGACATGCGCCGGGGCCAATCCCTGGTGGTTTGGGCCATCCGGGAAGGGCGCCAATGCGCCCGGGCGGTGGATGCTTTCCTGAACGGCGGCAAAACCCTGCTGCCCCGCTAA
- the icmF gene encoding fused isobutyryl-CoA mutase/GTPase IcmF: MTDLSLAKNLTPYKPTHKVRFVTAAALFDGHDASINIMRRILQSTGVEVIHLGHNRSVEEIVDAALQEDVQGIAVTSYQGGHVEFFKYMIDLLGQRGGADIRVFGGGGGVIVPAEIEGLQAYGVTRLYSPEEGQRLGLQGMINEVVQGADFELSSAAPQDETAVLAALASGDRRQLARIITALENGAYPETLRQRLLTEAARVTHTPALGITGTGGAGKSSLTDELVRRFRLDQEDGLNMAIISIDPSRKRTGGALLGDRIRMNAIAHPRIFMRSLATREAGSEISPALPEVIAACRLSGFDLVIVETSGIGQGDGAIVPLVDVSLYVMTPEFGAASQLEKIDMLDFADFVAINKFDRKGAEDALRDVRKQYQRNRELFTQAPEAMPVFGTMAARFNDDGVTALYQALVPKLADVGLRCKEGKLPRVSVKASSQGRAIVPVECTRYLAEIADTLRGYHRQVGTQVRVARERQALTLAKALFAQGSGEAQSALAQFDALLATKEGELEPRSRHLLQQWPETRRTYGGEEYVSTVRGKEVRTRLISRSLSGTPIPKVVLPRFEDDGELLRFLMEENLPGAFPYTAGVFPFKREGEDPTRMFAGEGDAFRTNRRFKKVSEGMPAHRLSTAFDSVTLYGCDPDERPDIYGKIGNSGVSIATLDDMKVLYDGFDLCAPTTSVSMTINGPAPIILACFFNTALDQQWEKFRGERGREPTVEEATALRQWVLSTVRGTVQADILKEDQGQNTCIFSTEFALKMMGDIQEFFVQNRVQNFYSVSISGYHIAEAGANPISQLAFTLANGFTYVESYLARGMNIDDFAPNLSFFFSNGMDPEYSVIGRVARRLWAVAMRDKYGANERSQKLKYHIQTSGRSLHAQEMDFNDIRTTLQALIAIYDNCNSLHTNAYDEAITTPTEESVRRAMAIQLIINREWGVAKNENPNQGAFIMEELTDLVEEAVLKEFEAIAARGGVLGAMETGYQRGKIQEESMTYEHQKHDGTYPIIGVNTFLNPKGSVPVEIELARSSEAEKQSQIARLRDFQARHGDEAPAMLERLGRTVIDNGNVFGVLMEAVRVCSLGQITSALYAVGGQYRRNM; this comes from the coding sequence ATGACGGACCTGAGCCTTGCCAAGAATCTGACGCCCTATAAGCCTACCCACAAGGTGCGCTTTGTCACCGCCGCCGCCCTCTTCGACGGTCACGATGCCTCCATCAATATCATGCGGCGGATTTTGCAATCCACCGGGGTGGAGGTGATTCACCTGGGCCATAACCGGTCCGTGGAAGAAATCGTGGACGCGGCTCTGCAAGAAGACGTGCAGGGCATTGCGGTGACCTCTTACCAGGGCGGCCACGTGGAGTTCTTTAAATACATGATCGACCTCCTGGGCCAGCGGGGCGGGGCCGATATCCGGGTGTTTGGTGGCGGCGGTGGGGTGATTGTGCCGGCGGAGATCGAGGGGCTCCAGGCCTATGGGGTGACCCGGCTTTATTCCCCGGAAGAAGGCCAGCGCCTGGGCTTGCAGGGCATGATCAATGAGGTGGTACAGGGGGCGGATTTTGAGCTCTCCAGTGCCGCCCCCCAGGACGAAACGGCGGTGTTGGCCGCCTTGGCTTCCGGGGACCGGCGCCAGCTGGCGCGGATAATCACGGCCCTGGAAAACGGGGCCTATCCGGAAACCCTCCGGCAACGTCTGCTGACGGAGGCCGCCCGGGTGACCCACACCCCCGCCCTGGGGATTACGGGGACCGGGGGGGCGGGCAAATCCTCCCTGACCGATGAGCTGGTGCGCCGCTTCCGCCTGGATCAGGAAGATGGCCTCAATATGGCCATCATTTCCATCGATCCCTCCCGCAAACGCACGGGCGGCGCCTTGCTGGGGGACCGGATTCGCATGAACGCCATCGCCCATCCCCGCATTTTCATGCGTTCCTTGGCCACCCGGGAAGCGGGCTCGGAAATTTCCCCCGCCCTGCCCGAGGTGATCGCCGCCTGCCGGCTGTCCGGTTTTGATCTGGTCATTGTGGAGACCTCGGGCATCGGCCAGGGGGATGGGGCTATTGTGCCTCTGGTGGATGTGTCCCTCTATGTCATGACCCCCGAGTTCGGCGCCGCTTCCCAGCTGGAAAAAATCGACATGCTGGATTTCGCGGATTTTGTCGCCATCAATAAATTTGACCGCAAGGGGGCGGAGGATGCCCTGCGGGATGTACGCAAGCAGTATCAGCGCAACCGGGAGCTGTTTACCCAGGCGCCTGAGGCCATGCCCGTCTTTGGGACCATGGCCGCCCGCTTCAACGACGACGGGGTCACCGCCCTGTATCAGGCCCTGGTGCCCAAGCTGGCGGACGTTGGCCTCCGTTGCAAGGAAGGCAAGCTGCCCCGGGTCTCGGTGAAAGCTTCCTCCCAGGGGCGGGCCATTGTGCCGGTGGAGTGTACCCGCTACCTGGCCGAAATCGCCGATACCCTGCGGGGCTACCACCGGCAGGTGGGAACCCAGGTCCGGGTCGCCCGGGAGCGCCAGGCCCTGACTCTGGCCAAAGCCCTCTTCGCCCAGGGTTCGGGGGAGGCCCAGTCCGCCCTGGCTCAATTTGACGCGCTGCTGGCGACCAAGGAGGGGGAACTGGAACCCCGGAGCCGCCATCTTTTGCAGCAATGGCCGGAAACCCGGCGGACCTACGGGGGAGAGGAATATGTGAGCACGGTGCGGGGTAAGGAGGTGCGTACCCGGCTGATTTCCCGCTCCCTTTCCGGAACTCCCATTCCCAAGGTGGTTCTGCCCCGCTTTGAAGATGATGGGGAATTGCTCCGCTTTCTCATGGAAGAAAATCTGCCCGGGGCTTTCCCCTATACCGCCGGGGTGTTTCCCTTCAAGCGGGAAGGGGAAGACCCGACCCGGATGTTCGCCGGGGAAGGGGATGCCTTCCGCACCAACCGACGCTTCAAGAAGGTCTCCGAGGGCATGCCCGCCCATCGCCTATCCACGGCCTTTGATTCGGTCACCCTGTATGGCTGCGACCCGGACGAGCGGCCGGATATCTACGGCAAGATCGGTAATTCCGGGGTGTCCATCGCCACCCTGGACGACATGAAGGTGCTCTACGACGGTTTCGACCTGTGCGCCCCCACTACCTCCGTGTCCATGACCATCAACGGTCCGGCCCCCATTATTCTGGCCTGCTTCTTCAATACCGCCCTGGACCAGCAATGGGAAAAGTTCCGGGGGGAGCGGGGTCGGGAGCCTACGGTTGAGGAGGCCACGGCCCTACGCCAGTGGGTCCTATCCACCGTGCGGGGAACGGTGCAGGCGGACATTCTCAAGGAGGATCAGGGCCAGAACACCTGTATTTTCTCTACCGAATTCGCCCTGAAAATGATGGGGGATATTCAGGAATTCTTTGTGCAGAACCGGGTGCAGAACTTCTATTCGGTTTCCATTTCCGGCTACCACATCGCCGAAGCCGGGGCCAATCCCATCTCCCAACTGGCGTTTACCCTGGCCAACGGTTTTACCTATGTGGAAAGCTACCTGGCCCGGGGAATGAATATCGACGACTTCGCCCCCAACCTGTCCTTTTTCTTCAGCAACGGCATGGACCCGGAATACTCGGTCATCGGCAGGGTGGCCCGCCGACTCTGGGCCGTGGCCATGCGGGACAAATACGGCGCCAATGAGCGGAGCCAGAAGCTGAAATATCACATTCAGACCTCGGGCCGTTCCCTCCACGCCCAGGAAATGGATTTCAACGATATCCGTACCACCCTCCAGGCCCTCATCGCCATTTACGACAACTGCAATTCCCTGCACACCAACGCTTACGACGAGGCCATTACCACCCCCACGGAGGAATCGGTGCGCCGGGCCATGGCCATCCAGCTCATCATCAATCGGGAATGGGGCGTAGCCAAAAATGAAAACCCCAACCAGGGCGCGTTCATCATGGAAGAACTGACCGATCTGGTGGAAGAAGCGGTGCTCAAGGAATTCGAAGCCATCGCCGCCCGGGGCGGTGTTCTGGGGGCCATGGAAACCGGCTATCAGCGGGGCAAGATCCAGGAAGAATCCATGACCTATGAGCACCAGAAGCACGACGGCACCTATCCCATCATCGGGGTGAATACCTTCCTCAATCCCAAGGGGAGTGTTCCCGTGGAAATTGAACTGGCCCGTTCTTCCGAAGCGGAAAAGCAGTCCCAGATCGCCCGGCTGCGGGACTTCCAGGCCCGCCATGGGGATGAGGCCCCTGCCATGCTGGAACGCCTGGGCCGGACCGTTATCGACAACGGTAATGTGTTTGGGGTGCTGATGGAGGCGGTACGGGTCTGCTCCCTGGGCCAGATTACCTCGGCCCTTTACGCCGTGGGAGGGCAGTATCGACGGAATATGTAA
- a CDS encoding DUF1851 domain-containing protein encodes MSYFISPSSQALKRALESWHWLDLNGKQVILVTAFADVFLSAGDGIWFLDTLEGNIKRLFETREELNEALATEHGQDTYLMSPLIDFLVKSNICLAPTQCYDFKLHPRVGGQIAHENVEARDFVVALNLRGQLHEQVCHLKPGTKISGFKLSDEQPPKPWWKLW; translated from the coding sequence ATGAGCTACTTCATATCTCCTTCCTCGCAGGCGCTGAAGCGCGCCCTTGAGTCATGGCATTGGCTTGATCTAAATGGAAAGCAGGTCATTCTCGTTACCGCCTTTGCCGATGTCTTTCTCTCGGCCGGCGATGGAATCTGGTTCCTTGATACGCTCGAAGGAAACATCAAGAGGCTCTTTGAAACCCGAGAAGAGCTAAACGAAGCACTCGCCACTGAGCATGGGCAGGACACTTACTTGATGTCTCCGCTGATCGACTTCTTGGTCAAGTCCAATATTTGTCTGGCCCCCACCCAGTGCTATGACTTCAAACTCCACCCGAGAGTAGGCGGCCAAATTGCACACGAAAACGTGGAGGCAAGAGATTTTGTGGTTGCGCTCAATCTTCGCGGGCAACTTCATGAGCAGGTGTGCCATCTCAAACCAGGAACGAAGATTTCTGGGTTTAAGCTCTCCGATGAACAACCACCAAAGCCGTGGTGGAAGTTGTGGTAA
- a CDS encoding AraC family transcriptional regulator, which yields MPTTPLPPPQRTVALGFVTGMVAALPHQGIPPGPLFQAVGLGACLGATPPPRIPLQAYADLYNRVVESLGDEGFGLFSRALRPGCFEFLCRSLMGAPSLGVALDRARRFLELVLPDLHMRLEIQGPRARLLLWESRDLRSQGGETGRIFAYEWLLRLIHGLSSWLVARGLALDQVAFPYPEPPHGGDYRAIYTARPRFGHHRLEAELAADLLDLPLRRNEADLAAFLVGAPGRISTLYRRDRETVQAVRDSLQDALPASLSLEDVARRLYLSPRTLHRRLAEELSSFRAVKEALRRDLALSRLMRSDQPVARIAQDLGYGDPSAFYRACQSWTGRSPTAYRKWRQHSPAAPLQEVAGEECSGAGGVKPGRPGSKK from the coding sequence ATGCCCACCACCCCCCTGCCCCCGCCGCAACGTACCGTGGCCCTGGGCTTTGTCACGGGCATGGTGGCGGCCCTGCCCCACCAGGGCATTCCCCCTGGGCCCCTGTTCCAGGCCGTGGGGCTGGGGGCCTGCCTGGGAGCGACGCCCCCGCCCCGCATTCCCCTCCAGGCCTATGCGGATCTCTATAACCGGGTGGTGGAAAGTCTGGGGGATGAGGGCTTTGGCCTCTTTTCCCGGGCCCTGCGGCCAGGCTGCTTTGAATTTCTCTGCCGCAGCCTGATGGGGGCCCCTTCCCTGGGGGTCGCCTTGGACCGAGCCCGGCGTTTTCTCGAACTGGTGCTCCCCGATCTCCACATGCGCCTGGAAATCCAAGGGCCCCGAGCCCGGCTCCTGCTGTGGGAAAGCCGGGATTTGCGCAGCCAGGGCGGGGAAACCGGGCGCATCTTTGCCTACGAATGGCTGCTGCGCCTCATCCACGGCCTCAGTTCCTGGCTGGTGGCCCGGGGCCTAGCCCTGGATCAGGTGGCTTTTCCCTATCCGGAACCGCCCCACGGGGGCGACTACCGGGCTATTTACACCGCCCGGCCCCGTTTTGGTCACCATCGGTTGGAAGCGGAACTGGCCGCCGATCTCCTGGACCTGCCCCTGCGCCGCAACGAGGCCGATCTGGCCGCCTTTCTCGTGGGCGCTCCCGGGCGTATCAGCACCCTCTACCGGCGGGACCGGGAAACGGTGCAGGCGGTACGGGACAGCTTACAGGACGCCCTCCCCGCCAGCCTCAGCCTGGAGGACGTGGCCCGCCGCCTCTACCTATCGCCCCGCACCCTGCACCGGCGTCTGGCCGAAGAACTGTCCAGCTTTCGCGCCGTCAAGGAAGCCCTGCGACGGGACCTGGCCCTTTCTCGCCTGATGCGCAGTGACCAGCCCGTGGCCCGCATCGCCCAGGATCTGGGCTATGGGGACCCCTCCGCCTTTTATCGGGCTTGCCAGTCCTGGACCGGGCGCTCCCCCACGGCCTACCGGAAATGGCGGCAGCACAGCCCGGCTGCCCCCCTTCAGGAGGTGGCGGGAGAGGAATGTTCCGGCGCCGGGGGCGTAAAGCCGGGGCGGCCGGGCAGCAAAAAATAG
- a CDS encoding YEATS-associated helix-containing protein has protein sequence MGTSSGLDISLLIICAILVAMGILGGLANYFLRDRQNDGERNDGLKYPVLGVVAALTVPLFLNMISSTLLEGARSRPVDYFVVAGFCLLYVVASRRLFENMANKLLSQLDQVKGDVRQLKERKPEPVVMPAPVKEPVEVREPRPDPKDALSYNDVELLRAVADDCYVYGNLAALEDKTGLARDVISQRLTILKNQGIIETRINEKNVLHWFVSNKGRQMLAEILGQEEKKSA, from the coding sequence ATGGGGACGAGCAGCGGCCTGGATATCAGCCTGCTGATCATCTGCGCCATTCTGGTGGCCATGGGCATACTGGGGGGCCTGGCCAATTATTTCCTGCGGGACCGGCAAAACGACGGGGAGCGGAACGACGGGCTCAAGTACCCGGTGTTGGGGGTGGTGGCCGCTCTCACCGTCCCCCTTTTCCTCAATATGATTTCCTCCACCCTGCTGGAGGGGGCCCGTTCCCGCCCGGTGGATTACTTCGTGGTGGCCGGTTTCTGTCTTCTCTACGTGGTGGCTTCCCGCCGCCTGTTTGAAAACATGGCTAACAAGCTGCTCTCCCAGTTGGATCAGGTGAAGGGGGATGTGCGCCAGCTCAAGGAGCGTAAGCCCGAGCCGGTGGTGATGCCGGCCCCGGTCAAAGAGCCGGTGGAAGTTCGGGAACCCCGCCCGGACCCCAAGGATGCCCTCTCCTATAATGATGTGGAATTGCTCCGGGCCGTGGCGGACGACTGCTACGTGTACGGCAACCTGGCCGCCCTGGAAGACAAGACGGGCCTGGCCCGAGACGTGATCAGCCAGCGCCTGACCATCCTCAAGAACCAGGGGATTATCGAAACCCGGATCAACGAAAAGAACGTGCTCCACTGGTTTGTTTCCAACAAGGGCCGCCAGATGCTGGCGGAAATCCTGGGCCAGGAAGAAAAGAAAAGCGCCTGA